A window from Setaria italica strain Yugu1 chromosome VIII, Setaria_italica_v2.0, whole genome shotgun sequence encodes these proteins:
- the LOC101760257 gene encoding calmodulin-binding protein 60 D-like, protein MLRVELVPVIGDFPPDGRENWSADEFQKSVVKEREGKRPLLTGDVSLAMRDCHAAVGELRFTDNSSWVRGRKFRIGVCVMPAGSIDGARVREAITEAFVVRDRHGLLRKQYPPVLRDKVWRLENIRKKGMSRQEACSQRHPYCAGLRQVMVKPAELRQILFRNFGVELQKLTLAAKVWCLPRLQGKYCTSIYDPRRERRYFTL, encoded by the exons ATGTTGCGCGTGGAGCTGGTCCCGGTCATCGGGGACTTCCCGCCGGACGGCCGTGAGAACTGGTCCGCCGACGAGTTCCAGAAGAGCGTCGTGAAGGAGCGCGAGGGGAAGCGCCCGCTGCTCACGGGCGACGTCAGCCTCGCCATGAGAGACTGCCACGCGGCGGTGGGCGAGCTCCGGTTCACGGACAACTCGTCCTGGGTGCGCGGCCGCAAGTTCCGCATCGGCGTGTGCGTCATGCCGGCAGGCAGCATCGACGGCGCCAGGGTCCGAGAGGCCATCACCGAGGCCTTCGTCGTCAGAGACCGCCACGGGTTACTCCGCAAGCAGTACCCTCCCGTTCTTAGGGACAAAGTCTGGAGGCTGGAGAACATCCGCAAGAAAGGCATGTCCCGACAGGAAGCTTGCAGCCAACGACATCCATACTGTGCAGGACTTCGTCAGGTCATGGTCAAGCCTGCCGAGCTGCGCCAG ATCCTGTTCCGCAATTTCGGAGTTGAATTGCAGAAGTTGACATTGGCAGCAAAAGTTTGGTGTTTGCCAAGACTACAGGGCAAGTATTGTACGAGCATCTATGACCCTCGGAGAGAACGACGCTATTTCACTCTTTGA